A genomic window from Silene latifolia isolate original U9 population chromosome 11, ASM4854445v1, whole genome shotgun sequence includes:
- the LOC141615420 gene encoding receptor-like protein kinase FERONIA → MVKPLMWLEYLHGANKQLIIHRDVKSTNILLDDKWTAKVSDFGLSKVGPASDTSDIGVGHVSTIVKGSFGYLDLEYYQRGQLTEKSDVYSFGVMLFEVLCARPAVELNLPNVRACYTKGILYTIVDPTLTGQITHECLSKFGEIAELCIRANRDERPSMRDVVLSLEFMLTLQQTAENTGDVSLMVDFTISSNATCGGENGASTISFGEYVSESRAVGVDTEGSTVASNTAVTNSHMEVKSGSVFSEIFDLQAR, encoded by the coding sequence ATGGTGAAGCCACTGATGTGGCTAGAATATCTCCATGGGGCCAACAAACAGTTGATCATTCATCGTGATGTCAAGTCCACTAATATTTTGCTCGATGACAAGTGGACAGCTAAGGTGTCAGACTTCGGGCTCTCGAAAGTGGGTCCTGCAAGTGACACAAGTGACATAGGAGTGGGCCATGTTAGTACTATTGTTAAAGGCAGCTTTGGGTATTTGGATCTCGAGTATTATCAACGTGGACAATTAACTGAGAAATCGGATGTTTATTCATTTGGAGTCATGTTATTTGAAGTCCTATGTGCCCGACCAGCTGTTGAACTTAACCTTCCTAATGTTCGAGCTTGCTACACAAAAGGGATCCTCTACACTATAGTCGATCCTACTCTAACGGGTCAAATCACACACGAGTGTCTAAGTAAATTTGGGGAGATTGCAGAGTTGTGTATAAGGGCTAATCGCGATGAACGTCCATCAATGAGGGACGTAGTATTGAGTTTAGAATTCATGCTAACACTTCAACAAACCGCCGAGAACACTGGTGATGTTAGTCTAATGGTGGATTTCACGATTAGTAGTAATGCTACTTGTGGTGGTGAAAATGGTGCTTCCACAATTTCATTTGGGGAATATGTTTCCGAAAGTAGAGCAGTTGGTGTTGATACTGAAGGATCGACTGTCGCTAGTAATACTGCTGTTACAAATTCTCATATGGAGGTCAAGTCGGGTTCAGTGTTTTCTGAGATCTTTGATCTACAGGCTAGATGA
- the LOC141612499 gene encoding receptor-like protein kinase FERONIA isoform X2 has protein sequence MNWSIKLLILIIVVSCMTSDALYTSLLINCGLPKSTQSESPLDGRVWQSDDDLAFAPSNLDIVSTNVLENADDLPYKVGRVFWSDITYTFSVTPGIISNGSPDTRLSYGYVNGIEIESIPDGLYLDESNLMYAYVNNQKIGYSVQNDSTAFQTAYRLNVGGEIVDGRNDNPGGMKRKWDADENYIVGERGIKLEPDPNLVSSTTNSSQEAPAYAAPKIVYETTRSMGDNSYLNLKRNLTWMFQVDPGFDYVVRLHFCELSAYVTKINERVMEMYIDGILVEQYFDILLDAGGFGIPMYKDFVIKVPGDNPTNGSKVALSLALHPLNRIVIDISLSGLEIMKLSDTARNLAVPNPPYNGTHTTSLNRTRNAKSSNRKTIITIGSVITGLLLVSVIILALFRRRLQYKKLFTSANSSRPSLQTDLCRRFSLSQIRVATHDFDQNLIIGRGGFGKVYKGCIDGGATHVAVKRLNSTSKQGEQEFLTEIEMLSRLRHRHLVSLIGYCDEKGEMILIYEYMPRGTLRDHLNYRDAKETCKNEVLPWKQRLKICLGSARGLEYLHGANKQLIIHRDVKSTNILLDDKWTAKVSDFGLSKVGPASDTSDIGVGHVSTIVKGSFGYLDPEYYQRGQLTEKSDVYSFGVMLFEVLCARPAVELNLPTVRACYTKRILYTIVDPTLTGQITHECLSKFGEIAELCIRANRDERPSMRDVVLSLEFMLTLQQTAENTGDVSLMVDFTISSNATCGGENGASTISFGEYVSESRAVGIDTQGSTVANNNAVTNSHMEVKSASVFSEIFDLRAR, from the exons ATGAATTGGAGCATCAAGTTGTTAATTCTGATCATTGTTGTGAGTTGTATGACAAGTGATGCCTTATACACCTCGCTCCTGATCAATTGTGGGCTTCCCAAGTCCACCCAATCCGAGTCCCCCTTGGACGGTCGTGTATGGCAAAGCGACGACGACCTTGCTTTCGCTCCGTCTAACCTCGACATCGTCTCAACTAACGTATTAGAGAATGCCGATGACCTGCCATACAAAGTAGGTCGGGTATTCTGGTCTGATATCACCTACACTTTCTCTGTCACCCCAG GTATAATCAGTAACGGTTCTCCCGATACAAGATTATCCTACGGGTACGTAAATGGTATAGAAATTGAGTCCATTCCAGATGGTTTGTACCTAGACGAGTCCAACCTGATGTATGCCTATGTCAATAATCAAAAAATTGGATACTCGGTGCAAAACGATTCAACCGCATTCCAGACGGCTTATCGGCTAAACGTGGGAGGGGAGATTGTGGATGGGAGGAACGACAACCCTGGGGGAATGAAGCGTAAATGGGACGCAGACGAAAACTACATAGTCGGGGAACGAGGCATAAAGTTGGAGCCAGATCCAAACTTGGTGAGCTCAACGACTAACAGCAGCCAGGAAGCGCCGGCCTACGCGGCACCTAAGATAGTATACGAGACGACTAGGAGCATGGGAGACAACTCTTATTTAAATTTGAAGCGGAACCTTACGTGGATGTTCCAAGTGGACCCCGGGTTTGATTATGTGGTGAGGCTTCATTTCTGTGAGTTGAGTGCTTATGTGACAAAGATAAATGAGAGGGTGATGGAAATGTATATTGATGGCATCCTGGTGGAGCAGTATTTTGATATTTTGTTGGACGCTGGAGGGTTTGGTATTCCAATGTACAAGGATTTTGTTATAAAAGTCCCTGGTGATAATCCTACTAATGGTTCAAAGGTTGCTCTTTCCTTGGCCCTCCATCCTTTAAATCGCAT TGTTATAGATATATCGCTGAGTGGGTTGGAGATCATGAAGTTGAGCGATACGGCTAGAAATCTTGCAGTTCCTAATCCACCTTACAACGGTACTCACACAACTTCACTAAATCGAACTCGAAACGCTAAAAGTTCAAACCGTAAGACTATTATTACTATTGGAAGTGTCATTACTGGTTTACTACTAGTTTCTGTTATTATACTTGCTCTGTTTCGACGCAGACTACAGTATAAGAAGCTATTTACATCGGCCAACTCATCTAGACCGTCCTTACAAACCGATCTATGTCGACGTTTCTCGTTGAGCCAGATAAGGGTTGCCACTCATGACTTCGATCAGAACTTAATCATTGGCCGAGGCGGGTTTGGAAAGGTGTACAAAGGTTGCATAGATGGTGGAGCCACTCATGTGGCTGTCAAACGACTAAACTCGACATCCAAACAGGGGGAGCAAGAGTTCCTTACTGAAATTGAGATGCTTTCAAGACTACGTCACAGACATTTGGTGTCCTTGATCGGGTATTGTGACGAAAAGGGAGAGATGATATTGATATACGAGTACATGCCCCGTGGCACTCTTCGCGACCACTTAAATTACAGGGACGCTAAAGAAACATGCAAAAATGAAGTATTACCATGGAAGCAACGTTTGAAAATTTGCCTAGGATCGGCTCGTGGGCTAGAATATCTCCATGGGGCCAACAAACAGTTGATCATTCATCGTGATGTCAAGTCCACTAATATTTTGCTCGATGACAAGTGGACAGCTAAGGTGTCAGACTTTGGGCTCTCGAAAGTGGGTCCTGCAAGTGACACAAGTGACATAGGAGTGGGCCATGTTAGTACTATTGTTAAAGGCAGCTTTGGGTATTTGGATCCCGAGTATTATCAACGTGGACAATTAACTGAGAAGTCGGATGTTTATTCATTTGGAGTCATGTTATTTGAAGTCCTATGTGCCCGACCAGCTGTTGAACTTAACCTTCCTACTGTTCGAGCTTGCTACACAAAACGGATCCTCTACACTATAGTCGATCCTACTCTAACGGGTCAAATCACACACGAGTGTCTAAGTAAATTTGGGGAGATTGCAGAGTTGTGTATAAGGGCTAATCGCGATGAACGTCCCTCCATGAGGGACGTAGTATTGAGTTTAGAATTCATGCTAACACTTCAACAAACCGCCGAGAACACTGGTGATGTTAGTCTAATGGTGGATTTCACGATTAGTAGTAATGCTACTTGTGGTGGTGAAAATGGTGCTTCCACAATTTCATTTGGGGAGTATGTTTCCGAAAGTAGAGCGGTTGGTATTGATACTCAAGGATCGACTGTCGCTAATAATAATGCTGTTACAAATTCTCATATGGAGGTCAAGTCGGCTTCAGTGTTTTCTGAGATCTTTGATCTACGGGCTAGATGA
- the LOC141612499 gene encoding receptor-like protein kinase FERONIA isoform X1, with product MNWSIKLLILIIVVSCMTSDALYTSLLINCGLPKSTQSESPLDGRVWQSDDDLAFAPSNLDIVSTNVLENADDLPYKVGRVFWSDITYTFSVTPGPKFVRLYFFPNVSYNTTLPHQFSTSLFANSFTLLHNFNPFLNSQGKPFIIVEFQFIIQNGENNLNLIFSPGIISNGSPDTRLSYGYVNGIEIESIPDGLYLDESNLMYAYVNNQKIGYSVQNDSTAFQTAYRLNVGGEIVDGRNDNPGGMKRKWDADENYIVGERGIKLEPDPNLVSSTTNSSQEAPAYAAPKIVYETTRSMGDNSYLNLKRNLTWMFQVDPGFDYVVRLHFCELSAYVTKINERVMEMYIDGILVEQYFDILLDAGGFGIPMYKDFVIKVPGDNPTNGSKVALSLALHPLNRIVIDISLSGLEIMKLSDTARNLAVPNPPYNGTHTTSLNRTRNAKSSNRKTIITIGSVITGLLLVSVIILALFRRRLQYKKLFTSANSSRPSLQTDLCRRFSLSQIRVATHDFDQNLIIGRGGFGKVYKGCIDGGATHVAVKRLNSTSKQGEQEFLTEIEMLSRLRHRHLVSLIGYCDEKGEMILIYEYMPRGTLRDHLNYRDAKETCKNEVLPWKQRLKICLGSARGLEYLHGANKQLIIHRDVKSTNILLDDKWTAKVSDFGLSKVGPASDTSDIGVGHVSTIVKGSFGYLDPEYYQRGQLTEKSDVYSFGVMLFEVLCARPAVELNLPTVRACYTKRILYTIVDPTLTGQITHECLSKFGEIAELCIRANRDERPSMRDVVLSLEFMLTLQQTAENTGDVSLMVDFTISSNATCGGENGASTISFGEYVSESRAVGIDTQGSTVANNNAVTNSHMEVKSASVFSEIFDLRAR from the exons ATGAATTGGAGCATCAAGTTGTTAATTCTGATCATTGTTGTGAGTTGTATGACAAGTGATGCCTTATACACCTCGCTCCTGATCAATTGTGGGCTTCCCAAGTCCACCCAATCCGAGTCCCCCTTGGACGGTCGTGTATGGCAAAGCGACGACGACCTTGCTTTCGCTCCGTCTAACCTCGACATCGTCTCAACTAACGTATTAGAGAATGCCGATGACCTGCCATACAAAGTAGGTCGGGTATTCTGGTCTGATATCACCTACACTTTCTCTGTCACCCCAGGTCCGAAATTCGTACGCCTCTACTTCTTCCCTAATGTTTCCTACAACACCACTCTTCCTCACCAATTTTCAACATCTCTCTTTGCTAATAGCTTCACTCTTTTACACAACTTTAACCCTTTCCTCAACTCACAAGGGAAACCATTTATTATAGTTGAATTCCAATTCATTATACAAAATGGTGAAAATAATCTCAACTTAATCTTCTCTCCAGGTATAATCAGTAACGGTTCTCCCGATACAAGATTATCCTACGGGTACGTAAATGGTATAGAAATTGAGTCCATTCCAGATGGTTTGTACCTAGACGAGTCCAACCTGATGTATGCCTATGTCAATAATCAAAAAATTGGATACTCGGTGCAAAACGATTCAACCGCATTCCAGACGGCTTATCGGCTAAACGTGGGAGGGGAGATTGTGGATGGGAGGAACGACAACCCTGGGGGAATGAAGCGTAAATGGGACGCAGACGAAAACTACATAGTCGGGGAACGAGGCATAAAGTTGGAGCCAGATCCAAACTTGGTGAGCTCAACGACTAACAGCAGCCAGGAAGCGCCGGCCTACGCGGCACCTAAGATAGTATACGAGACGACTAGGAGCATGGGAGACAACTCTTATTTAAATTTGAAGCGGAACCTTACGTGGATGTTCCAAGTGGACCCCGGGTTTGATTATGTGGTGAGGCTTCATTTCTGTGAGTTGAGTGCTTATGTGACAAAGATAAATGAGAGGGTGATGGAAATGTATATTGATGGCATCCTGGTGGAGCAGTATTTTGATATTTTGTTGGACGCTGGAGGGTTTGGTATTCCAATGTACAAGGATTTTGTTATAAAAGTCCCTGGTGATAATCCTACTAATGGTTCAAAGGTTGCTCTTTCCTTGGCCCTCCATCCTTTAAATCGCAT TGTTATAGATATATCGCTGAGTGGGTTGGAGATCATGAAGTTGAGCGATACGGCTAGAAATCTTGCAGTTCCTAATCCACCTTACAACGGTACTCACACAACTTCACTAAATCGAACTCGAAACGCTAAAAGTTCAAACCGTAAGACTATTATTACTATTGGAAGTGTCATTACTGGTTTACTACTAGTTTCTGTTATTATACTTGCTCTGTTTCGACGCAGACTACAGTATAAGAAGCTATTTACATCGGCCAACTCATCTAGACCGTCCTTACAAACCGATCTATGTCGACGTTTCTCGTTGAGCCAGATAAGGGTTGCCACTCATGACTTCGATCAGAACTTAATCATTGGCCGAGGCGGGTTTGGAAAGGTGTACAAAGGTTGCATAGATGGTGGAGCCACTCATGTGGCTGTCAAACGACTAAACTCGACATCCAAACAGGGGGAGCAAGAGTTCCTTACTGAAATTGAGATGCTTTCAAGACTACGTCACAGACATTTGGTGTCCTTGATCGGGTATTGTGACGAAAAGGGAGAGATGATATTGATATACGAGTACATGCCCCGTGGCACTCTTCGCGACCACTTAAATTACAGGGACGCTAAAGAAACATGCAAAAATGAAGTATTACCATGGAAGCAACGTTTGAAAATTTGCCTAGGATCGGCTCGTGGGCTAGAATATCTCCATGGGGCCAACAAACAGTTGATCATTCATCGTGATGTCAAGTCCACTAATATTTTGCTCGATGACAAGTGGACAGCTAAGGTGTCAGACTTTGGGCTCTCGAAAGTGGGTCCTGCAAGTGACACAAGTGACATAGGAGTGGGCCATGTTAGTACTATTGTTAAAGGCAGCTTTGGGTATTTGGATCCCGAGTATTATCAACGTGGACAATTAACTGAGAAGTCGGATGTTTATTCATTTGGAGTCATGTTATTTGAAGTCCTATGTGCCCGACCAGCTGTTGAACTTAACCTTCCTACTGTTCGAGCTTGCTACACAAAACGGATCCTCTACACTATAGTCGATCCTACTCTAACGGGTCAAATCACACACGAGTGTCTAAGTAAATTTGGGGAGATTGCAGAGTTGTGTATAAGGGCTAATCGCGATGAACGTCCCTCCATGAGGGACGTAGTATTGAGTTTAGAATTCATGCTAACACTTCAACAAACCGCCGAGAACACTGGTGATGTTAGTCTAATGGTGGATTTCACGATTAGTAGTAATGCTACTTGTGGTGGTGAAAATGGTGCTTCCACAATTTCATTTGGGGAGTATGTTTCCGAAAGTAGAGCGGTTGGTATTGATACTCAAGGATCGACTGTCGCTAATAATAATGCTGTTACAAATTCTCATATGGAGGTCAAGTCGGCTTCAGTGTTTTCTGAGATCTTTGATCTACGGGCTAGATGA